ACTCCAACTCGGATCGTCAGGCGTACATCGATGCCATCAAGTGTCTGCAGGCCCGCCCGGCCTCTGGCCAGTTCCGCCAGTCTCAGAGCAGATACGAGGACCTCGTCGCTCTCCACCAGACCTTGACCCCCAACGTCCACGGCAACGCCAAGTTCCTTCTCTGGCACAGGTACTACCTCTGGACCTTTGAGCAGATGCTCCGAAGCGACTGCGGCTTCAACCGCGAGCTGCCCTGGTTCGACGAGACCAGGTATGCCGGCCGCTACACCCAGTCGTCCGTCTTCAGCTCGCAGTGGTTCGGGAGCATCAACGTCGGCGGCCAGTGCGTAACCAACGGTGTAAGTACCAGCAGATTCCAGCCTCGACACCGCATCACTAACACCACGACAGCAATTCGCCGGTCTTGCCATCAACATCGGTCCCGGCTCCGGCAACACCCGCCACTGCTTGGCCCGCGACAACGACGACTCAGAGACCATCAACACCGGCAGCGCCATTGTCGACGCCTGCAACAGCCGCTCCACCTACGCCGACATGGCCTCGTGCGCCGAAGGAGGAGCGCACGCCTGGGGCCACAACGGCATCGGCGCTGTCATGCAAGACACGTACGCGTCCCCCGCCGACCCCGTCTTCTTCCTGCACCACGCCTTCATCGACCGCAACTTCCGCATCTGGCAGAACAACGGCGGCAACCCCCGCATCA
This window of the Ascochyta rabiei chromosome 14, complete sequence genome carries:
- a CDS encoding Tyrosinase, whose protein sequence is MHLSFTAAVLAVAGSAIALPQNPAPAQGTSLPANVALPPALPVTDFKTPKFARPLSLDEALAGVNATVTTIVDNLQDLKNKLPELQLPSISPSLLPVTTRDLDEELAQFEKRQSTCSNPRIRREWDSYSNSDRQAYIDAIKCLQARPASGQFRQSQSRYEDLVALHQTLTPNVHGNAKFLLWHRYYLWTFEQMLRSDCGFNRELPWFDETRYAGRYTQSSVFSSQWFGSINVGGQCVTNGQFAGLAINIGPGSGNTRHCLARDNDDSETINTGSAIVDACNSRSTYADMASCAEGGAHAWGHNGIGAVMQDTYASPADPVFFLHHAFIDRNFRIWQNNGGNPRITTVSGTDAVGNRLTLDTTVNVYDFRPTVRIRDILNTQSSTLCYKYNY